In the Methylophilus sp. 5 genome, one interval contains:
- a CDS encoding class I SAM-dependent methyltransferase: MKKISGKHSNRRVYNWLAYDIGDRFLKKHTDKYKGQLYDLGCGEAPHKEFFLSYAERYIGVDWTGSYHNTHADISADLNLELPIDSEVADTVISMSVMEHLREPQTMLNEANRILKPGGNFVMQVPWQWWLHEVPYDFFRYTPYGLKYLLEKAGFIDIAVEPQSGFFSMWFLKFNYFSLRVIRGPRLLKRLFMIACMPFWYVGQMIAPHLDKLDSDWSAETIGYFVTAKKPLVK; encoded by the coding sequence ATGAAAAAGATTAGCGGCAAGCACTCCAATCGCCGCGTTTACAACTGGTTAGCTTATGATATCGGTGATCGCTTTCTAAAAAAGCATACCGACAAATACAAAGGTCAACTCTACGACCTGGGCTGTGGCGAAGCTCCTCATAAGGAGTTTTTTCTTAGTTATGCCGAGAGGTACATAGGGGTCGACTGGACTGGCAGCTACCATAACACGCATGCGGATATTAGCGCCGACCTCAATCTTGAACTCCCTATCGACTCAGAAGTTGCCGACACTGTTATCTCTATGTCAGTCATGGAGCACCTGCGCGAGCCACAAACAATGCTCAACGAGGCTAACCGCATTCTAAAACCTGGTGGAAACTTCGTGATGCAGGTGCCATGGCAATGGTGGTTGCATGAGGTACCATACGATTTCTTTAGATATACCCCCTATGGTCTTAAGTATCTATTAGAAAAGGCTGGCTTTATTGATATTGCGGTTGAGCCGCAATCCGGTTTTTTTAGCATGTGGTTTTTAAAGTTTAACTATTTTAGCTTGCGAGTTATTCGCGGCCCTCGTTTGCTTAAAAGACTCTTTATGATTGCTTGCATGCCTTTTTGGTATGTCGGTCAAATGATTGCCCCGCATCTGGACAAACTAGACTCCGATTGGAGCGCGGAAACAATAGGTTATTTTGTAACAGCCAAAAAACCATTGGTCAAATGA
- a CDS encoding MOP flippase family protein: MTLKKQAFSAIRWTSFSLFTRAFLQFAQIAILARVLTPADFGLAAIVTSIMAFLQIFADAGISNAIIHHQNISNTQQSSLYWLNVCVTSLLAITLVLFSGLLATWYEQPNLDTLITLAALAMIASSIGLQLRLKAQKSLNFSPLAKVDVSAALLGFISAITSAFVGFGVYSLLIGALITSVLSSLLSWIYLSDGWRPLIRLKLSEIREFLQFGGYMMANNLANSFNSQIDVLLGGKMMSAQAIGQYSIAKSLNLNIAMIVNPIVTQVGLPVMAQAQNDPALLKRIYLQTMLMTASINFPIYIFLIFFAPEVVALYLGESWTSTISLMQIFAEWALLRSTGNPVGSLLMAKGRADLSFKWNLTWLFITPPAIWLGSHYGATGMATSMVLLGLIGYWPNWFFLVRPLSGITFIEYSLLLLKPLLTSVCAVVISYLSVMFITAPLLRIIFSLLICSISYLVLSFYFNQQWFKTIREFLKGK, translated from the coding sequence ATGACGCTCAAGAAACAAGCATTTTCTGCCATCAGGTGGACCTCATTCTCGTTGTTTACCAGAGCATTTTTGCAATTTGCTCAGATTGCCATTTTAGCCAGAGTATTAACGCCTGCGGATTTTGGCCTTGCTGCTATCGTGACGTCCATCATGGCTTTCTTGCAGATTTTCGCAGATGCTGGCATCAGTAATGCGATTATTCATCACCAGAACATTTCTAACACCCAGCAATCAAGCCTGTATTGGCTCAATGTTTGTGTCACATCTTTATTAGCGATAACTCTCGTGCTGTTTAGCGGGCTGCTGGCAACATGGTATGAACAGCCAAATCTGGATACCTTAATTACATTGGCTGCGCTGGCAATGATAGCGAGCTCTATTGGCCTACAGCTACGCTTAAAAGCACAGAAAAGCCTCAATTTTTCGCCTCTGGCCAAAGTGGATGTATCAGCGGCACTTTTAGGCTTTATATCTGCCATCACCTCCGCATTTGTTGGGTTTGGGGTTTATTCTTTACTCATTGGTGCATTAATCACCTCAGTATTAAGTAGCTTGTTGTCATGGATCTATTTATCAGATGGCTGGAGACCACTAATAAGACTAAAGCTGAGCGAAATTCGTGAATTCTTGCAATTTGGCGGCTATATGATGGCTAACAACCTTGCCAACTCATTCAACTCACAAATTGATGTTTTACTGGGGGGCAAAATGATGTCAGCGCAGGCCATTGGCCAATATAGCATCGCCAAAAGCCTTAACTTGAATATCGCCATGATTGTTAACCCGATTGTGACGCAAGTAGGCCTGCCTGTAATGGCGCAAGCGCAAAATGACCCAGCTTTGCTGAAACGCATCTATTTACAGACGATGCTCATGACGGCATCGATCAATTTTCCGATATACATCTTTTTGATCTTTTTTGCCCCAGAAGTGGTCGCTTTGTATCTGGGTGAGAGTTGGACCTCGACCATCTCGTTAATGCAAATCTTTGCAGAATGGGCACTACTAAGATCTACAGGTAATCCGGTGGGGAGCTTATTGATGGCTAAAGGCCGCGCAGACCTCAGTTTTAAATGGAACCTGACATGGCTGTTTATCACCCCACCTGCGATTTGGTTAGGCAGTCACTATGGTGCAACGGGCATGGCAACATCCATGGTGCTTCTGGGATTGATAGGTTATTGGCCCAATTGGTTTTTCTTGGTCAGACCGCTCTCGGGCATCACTTTTATAGAATACTCCCTCCTTTTACTGAAACCTCTACTAACGTCAGTCTGCGCTGTAGTGATCAGTTATTTGAGCGTTATGTTTATCACTGCTCCACTTTTGAGGATAATATTTAGCTTATTAATTTGCTCTATTTCTTACCTAGTTCTAAGTTTTTACTTTAATCAACAATGGTTTAAAACAATAAGAGAGTTTCTCAAAGGAAAATGA
- a CDS encoding glycosyltransferase, whose amino-acid sequence MNYAPIALFVYNRPQHTLETVQALLKNPECAQSDLYIFSDAAKNLDAQNAVSEVRAYVRQISGFQTITIIEREENWGLANSIIDGVTQLCRQYGKVIVLEDDLETSPYFLKYMNDGLSVYEFQTQVSSVSGYMYPIDLAEKNKTFLSKMPQSWGWATWSRAWGDFNVDGSALLTKLSQSKSLGSFNKNGPHNYVKMLQNQIKGKNNSWYIRWYASLFLKQKLTLMPCVSLVRNIGIDGSGTHCAEWRYNPFSGAISNQPVTVSLEHVVVDQEVEKKLATYYRKVKLLRYINFVYRLTNGWRKYV is encoded by the coding sequence TTGAATTACGCTCCTATTGCCCTTTTTGTTTACAATCGCCCGCAGCACACACTGGAAACAGTACAAGCACTGTTAAAAAATCCTGAGTGTGCTCAGTCTGACCTTTATATTTTTTCAGATGCCGCAAAAAATCTAGATGCTCAAAACGCTGTTAGCGAAGTCAGGGCGTATGTCCGTCAAATTTCAGGGTTTCAGACCATTACGATTATTGAAAGAGAAGAAAACTGGGGGCTCGCAAATTCAATTATTGATGGCGTGACCCAGCTTTGTCGCCAGTATGGCAAAGTGATTGTTTTAGAAGACGATCTGGAAACATCTCCCTACTTTTTAAAGTATATGAATGATGGCCTATCAGTATATGAGTTTCAAACTCAGGTCAGCAGTGTCTCTGGCTATATGTATCCCATAGACCTGGCAGAAAAAAATAAAACATTCCTTTCAAAAATGCCTCAAAGCTGGGGCTGGGCTACTTGGAGTAGAGCTTGGGGTGATTTTAATGTGGATGGCTCTGCGCTACTCACTAAACTATCGCAAAGTAAGTCACTTGGTTCATTTAATAAAAACGGTCCGCACAATTACGTCAAAATGCTCCAAAACCAGATTAAAGGAAAAAACAACTCCTGGTATATACGCTGGTATGCCAGTTTGTTTTTAAAACAGAAATTAACGCTTATGCCATGTGTCTCTTTAGTTAGAAATATTGGCATAGATGGCTCTGGGACTCATTGTGCTGAATGGCGATATAACCCCTTCTCTGGTGCAATCTCGAATCAACCAGTAACCGTTTCACTTGAGCACGTAGTGGTCGATCAAGAAGTAGAAAAGAAACTGGCTACATATTACAGAAAAGTAAAATTACTGCGATATATCAACTTCGTCTACCGCCTCACAAATGGGTGGAGAAAATATGTTTGA
- a CDS encoding CatB-related O-acetyltransferase — MFDVFIWIFFRRLLYSFKLSCFKSSAFSYADNRSTFRGFNRLYAGSIVKNSDLGRFTYIAGARIQSSHIGNFCSIGPGTRVGGLGRHPTHWISTHPAFFSTLKQANFTFSKKNHFQELADVHIGHDVWIGAGVLVLDGVKIGHGAVIAAGAVVNKDVEPYAIVGGVPAKLIRYRFDPATIQKLLSIAWWDWPAEKLEKFAHLFHSDFTDQSILLLESNHSTAD; from the coding sequence ATGTTTGACGTATTCATTTGGATTTTTTTTAGACGGCTTTTATATTCATTTAAATTGAGTTGCTTTAAAAGCTCGGCTTTCAGCTACGCTGACAATAGATCTACTTTCAGGGGGTTTAATAGGCTATACGCAGGGAGCATTGTGAAAAACTCCGATCTGGGACGATTCACTTACATTGCAGGTGCTCGGATTCAATCCTCTCACATAGGAAATTTTTGTAGTATTGGTCCAGGCACCAGAGTAGGTGGCCTTGGACGTCATCCAACACACTGGATTTCGACACACCCCGCTTTTTTTTCTACGCTAAAACAAGCTAATTTTACATTCAGCAAAAAAAATCATTTTCAGGAGCTCGCTGATGTTCATATTGGTCACGATGTGTGGATTGGTGCTGGTGTACTGGTGCTTGATGGTGTGAAAATAGGTCACGGCGCAGTTATTGCTGCTGGCGCTGTTGTTAATAAAGATGTTGAGCCTTATGCAATTGTTGGTGGAGTTCCTGCAAAATTGATTCGCTATAGATTCGATCCCGCTACGATTCAGAAGCTACTTTCGATTGCATGGTGGGATTGGCCGGCTGAGAAACTGGAAAAATTCGCACATTTATTCCATAGCGACTTTACTGATCAAAGCATATTGTTGTTAGAGTCAAACCACTCAACAGCAGATTAG
- a CDS encoding glycosyltransferase family 2 protein, producing the protein MKISIITVCYNSADTITDTITSVASQQYNDKEHIIVDGGSRDSTMAIVKSADSITRYISEPDKGIYDGMNKGLKLATGDIIGLLNADDFYTDNTVLTQVVEAFQNPNIQACFANLVYVDQHDTSRVVRYWKSRPYQQGLFKSGWMPAHPTFFVRKEVYEQYGLFDLSYKIAADFELLFRFIEQKNITTAYIDNVLVNMRTGGTTNKNLKNIWAQNKEIIHTLKAAYPDFSIAKFIFGKLFNRIWQFIQKPKE; encoded by the coding sequence ATGAAAATATCTATTATTACGGTCTGCTATAACAGTGCAGACACCATCACAGACACCATCACATCAGTAGCCTCGCAGCAATACAATGACAAGGAACATATCATTGTAGACGGTGGTTCTCGTGATAGCACCATGGCTATTGTTAAAAGTGCTGACAGCATCACACGCTATATTTCAGAGCCTGACAAAGGTATTTACGATGGCATGAATAAAGGGCTGAAACTGGCCACTGGAGATATCATCGGTTTGCTCAATGCTGATGATTTTTATACCGATAACACAGTGCTTACCCAAGTCGTAGAGGCATTCCAAAACCCCAACATACAGGCCTGTTTTGCAAACCTGGTATATGTTGACCAACACGACACCTCGCGTGTGGTGCGTTATTGGAAATCTAGGCCTTATCAACAAGGGCTATTCAAAAGTGGTTGGATGCCTGCTCATCCGACTTTCTTTGTGAGAAAAGAAGTTTATGAGCAATATGGCTTGTTTGACCTTAGCTATAAAATAGCTGCTGACTTCGAACTGTTATTCAGGTTTATTGAGCAAAAAAATATCACAACCGCGTATATTGACAACGTGTTAGTCAACATGCGAACCGGCGGTACAACAAATAAAAACCTGAAAAACATCTGGGCGCAGAATAAAGAGATTATCCATACACTCAAAGCCGCCTACCCTGACTTCTCGATAGCAAAGTTCATATTTGGGAAGCTGTTTAATCGCATATGGCAATTTATCCAGAAACCTAAAGAGTAG
- a CDS encoding NAD-dependent epimerase/dehydratase family protein, which translates to MNILITGASGFIGKSLTRYLANQGHHITAIQRNSSHENTATTKYDCLIHLAGRAHILRETSEDAYHAFNEANIGYTLKVAELAKKLAIKRFVFISSIGVNGKHSGSHPFTEQDIPKPHNDYARSKWEAELALKAFFEASETALTIIRPPLVYGPNPKANFKTLLSLCKYPIPLPFGAIHNKRSLVGIDNLCHFISLCCQHPAAADQTFLISDDQDVSLTELITIIRKALNRPAWLLPVPESWLRTFFKLLGKGTLSDQLLANLQVDVSKAKQLLDWKPILQLDEGIKRAVTIYVD; encoded by the coding sequence GTGAATATTCTTATCACCGGGGCGAGCGGGTTTATTGGAAAATCACTTACGCGATACCTTGCGAACCAAGGCCACCATATCACAGCCATTCAACGCAACAGCTCCCATGAAAATACAGCCACCACCAAGTATGACTGTCTGATACATTTGGCTGGTCGTGCACATATATTGCGCGAAACAAGCGAGGACGCTTACCACGCATTTAATGAAGCAAACATTGGATATACACTCAAGGTGGCTGAGTTAGCAAAAAAACTTGCGATTAAGAGATTTGTATTTATTAGCTCAATTGGTGTTAATGGTAAACATTCAGGCTCGCATCCTTTTACTGAACAGGACATCCCTAAACCTCATAATGATTACGCACGCAGTAAATGGGAAGCTGAGCTGGCATTAAAAGCGTTTTTTGAAGCCTCTGAAACTGCGCTGACAATTATCCGGCCACCACTCGTTTATGGTCCCAACCCTAAAGCGAACTTTAAAACATTGCTTTCCTTGTGCAAATATCCGATCCCGTTGCCATTTGGAGCCATCCATAACAAACGGAGCTTGGTTGGTATTGATAATTTGTGTCATTTTATTAGCCTCTGTTGCCAACACCCTGCAGCGGCTGATCAGACGTTTCTGATTTCCGACGATCAGGATGTGTCTTTAACCGAACTCATTACGATTATTAGAAAAGCGTTAAATCGACCTGCATGGCTACTGCCCGTTCCTGAGTCTTGGTTGCGTACTTTTTTTAAACTGTTAGGCAAAGGCACTCTGAGTGATCAGCTCTTGGCTAATCTGCAGGTAGATGTAAGCAAAGCAAAACAATTATTAGACTGGAAACCCATCCTGCAATTGGATGAAGGTATTAAACGCGCTGTGACCATATATGTTGATTAA
- a CDS encoding sugar transferase, giving the protein MLIKRILDILLTMIAVLLLGPLVLMTYVLVKLTSTGPALYWSQRVGQNNQLFSMPKFRSMRVGTPQIATHLMNQQSNPNSFLTPIGSFIRKTSLDELPQLWSVLKGDMSIVGPRPALFNQDDLVSLRTEHGVHILKPGITGWAQINGRDEIPIPQKVALDAYYLAHQSVWLDFKIILLTAIKVLRRDNITH; this is encoded by the coding sequence ATGTTGATTAAAAGAATATTAGATATCCTGCTAACCATGATTGCAGTGTTATTACTTGGCCCACTAGTGCTGATGACTTACGTATTGGTAAAGCTCACTTCAACCGGCCCTGCTTTATACTGGAGTCAGCGTGTTGGTCAAAACAACCAGCTGTTTAGTATGCCTAAATTTCGCTCAATGCGTGTAGGCACCCCACAAATTGCCACGCATTTAATGAATCAACAAAGCAATCCCAATAGTTTTCTTACACCTATTGGCAGTTTTATCCGAAAAACCAGTCTGGATGAGTTACCGCAATTATGGAGTGTACTTAAAGGTGACATGTCGATTGTGGGGCCACGCCCTGCCCTATTTAACCAAGATGACCTTGTTAGTCTGCGCACAGAGCACGGAGTGCATATATTAAAACCTGGTATAACAGGCTGGGCACAAATCAATGGCAGGGATGAAATTCCAATCCCGCAAAAAGTGGCTTTAGATGCATATTATCTTGCCCACCAATCAGTTTGGCTGGATTTCAAGATTATTTTATTAACTGCAATCAAAGTGTTAAGACGTGATAACATCACGCATTAA
- a CDS encoding nucleoside-diphosphate sugar epimerase/dehydratase — protein MPKFLARFLSLLAYTHDAIVIMIAWWMAFALRFNFHIPEKFIGYILESLPVIFIFHSICFYSFGLYKGVWRFASLPDLKRIMRAVAFAALLSATFALLVHPTIIIPRSVLILNPMLLLLTMGGSRFIYRAWKERRLFNGVALQGKPVIVIGVEDASFNLIKELSKNPEWRVVAMIDPSDKLVGREIMHTKVEGGLDDMAQIAARHGCQHCMIAMPGSRHEKRRLAVEAARKVDGMEVLTLPAMSDLISGRISLSQIRKIDVEDLLGRDVVQLDTHGLSSMLANKVVLVSGAAGSIGSELCRQILSFHPVQLICLDISEYALYTLQQEFSQWPTNTELVYLVADVKNQARIQRILQSHQPDVVLHAGAYKHVPMMEHFNVVEALQNNAYGTYQIAAACQAAGVPTFVLVSTDKAVNPTNVMGASKRLAELICQGLQHTENSSTRFITVRFGNVLGSSGSVIPKFREQIAHGGPLTITHPEITRYFMSIPEAAQLVLQAATMGNGGEVFVLDMGTPVRIIDLARDMIKLSGLQEQDIRIEFTGLRPGEKLYEELLADDENTLPTSHEKLRIAQARSADARWLANLLEWLTNTPHLQEAQIKQDLQRWVEEYQPDTRPAPDVSLRGGVLSLDTLPSPSQHIH, from the coding sequence ATGCCTAAATTTCTGGCTCGTTTTTTATCATTGCTGGCATACACTCATGACGCAATTGTGATCATGATTGCATGGTGGATGGCGTTTGCGCTACGCTTCAATTTTCATATCCCAGAAAAATTCATCGGTTATATACTGGAAAGCCTGCCAGTCATTTTCATTTTTCATAGCATTTGCTTTTACAGCTTTGGCTTATACAAAGGCGTGTGGCGTTTTGCCAGCTTACCTGACTTAAAACGCATTATGCGCGCAGTGGCTTTTGCAGCATTACTGAGTGCCACCTTCGCCTTATTGGTGCATCCAACAATCATCATTCCACGCTCAGTACTCATTCTGAACCCCATGCTATTACTGTTAACCATGGGCGGCAGCCGTTTTATCTATCGTGCCTGGAAAGAGCGCCGCTTGTTTAACGGTGTTGCTTTGCAAGGCAAGCCTGTGATCGTGATTGGTGTAGAGGACGCTTCTTTTAACCTGATTAAAGAGTTGAGCAAAAACCCTGAGTGGCGTGTGGTGGCGATGATAGACCCTAGCGATAAGCTGGTTGGACGCGAGATCATGCATACCAAGGTTGAAGGTGGTTTGGACGATATGGCGCAGATTGCAGCGCGACATGGCTGCCAACACTGCATGATTGCGATGCCAGGGAGCAGACATGAAAAACGGCGCCTGGCGGTTGAGGCGGCGCGTAAGGTAGATGGCATGGAGGTGTTGACCTTGCCGGCGATGTCGGACCTGATCAGTGGTCGTATTAGTTTGTCGCAGATCCGCAAGATTGATGTAGAAGACTTGCTGGGGCGCGATGTGGTGCAGCTCGATACACATGGGCTGAGTAGTATGCTGGCGAATAAGGTGGTGCTGGTCTCGGGTGCTGCTGGCTCGATTGGCTCTGAGTTATGTCGGCAGATCTTGAGCTTTCACCCTGTGCAGTTAATTTGCCTGGATATTTCTGAATATGCGCTGTATACCCTGCAGCAAGAGTTTAGCCAGTGGCCAACCAATACTGAGTTGGTTTATCTGGTGGCAGATGTGAAAAATCAGGCACGTATTCAGCGTATTTTGCAAAGCCATCAGCCAGACGTGGTGTTACATGCAGGTGCTTATAAGCATGTGCCTATGATGGAACACTTTAACGTGGTGGAGGCTTTGCAAAACAATGCGTATGGCACCTATCAGATTGCTGCGGCCTGCCAGGCAGCGGGCGTGCCCACCTTTGTGTTGGTGTCTACCGACAAAGCAGTGAACCCAACCAATGTGATGGGCGCCAGCAAACGGTTGGCCGAGCTCATTTGCCAGGGATTACAACATACCGAAAATAGCAGTACGCGTTTTATCACGGTGCGTTTTGGTAATGTGCTGGGCAGTAGCGGTAGTGTGATCCCCAAGTTTCGCGAGCAGATTGCACATGGCGGGCCGCTGACGATTACACATCCCGAAATCACCCGTTACTTTATGTCTATCCCCGAGGCGGCACAGCTGGTGTTGCAGGCAGCGACCATGGGCAATGGCGGTGAAGTGTTTGTGCTCGATATGGGCACACCGGTCAGGATTATTGACCTGGCGCGCGACATGATTAAACTATCAGGCTTGCAAGAGCAGGATATTCGCATTGAATTTACCGGCTTGCGCCCGGGCGAAAAGCTCTATGAAGAGCTGCTGGCAGATGATGAGAACACCTTGCCCACCAGCCATGAAAAATTACGCATCGCACAAGCACGTAGTGCAGACGCGCGCTGGTTAGCCAACCTGCTGGAATGGCTCACCAATACTCCACACTTGCAAGAGGCGCAAATCAAGCAAGACTTGCAACGCTGGGTGGAGGAGTATCAACCGGATACGCGCCCGGCACCTGATGTCTCTTTGCGTGGTGGCGTACTGTCGCTAGATACCCTGCCCTCACCTTCACAACACATACACTGA
- a CDS encoding ATP-binding cassette domain-containing protein, with translation MPHITLDNASLAFGHHALLAQASFQLDPGERVGLIGRNGAGKSSLLKAIAGTIKLDDGTVWRAPNVRVVYVPQEPELDNTHTVFEAVAEGLGSLQQTIIDYHQVTHDMGMPDANIEALMERMQALQHEMDAQNGWVAQSRVETVLSRLKLDADVLVSTLSGGWRKRVALGRALVAEPEVLLLDEPTNHLDLEAIEWLEDLLLGFNGSVLFITHDRRFLDKLATRITELDRGNLTDFVGNFSQYQIKKEELLAVEETHAAKFDKFLAQEEVWIRQGIKARRTRNEGRVRRLEALRLDRAARRERQGDVKLNLDAGQRSGKLVAELDQVYKSYGDKTLIKGFSTRILRGDKIGLLGPNGIGKSTLLKLILGDIEADSGDIQRGTKINVAYFDQMREQLDEEATLADTISPGSDFVEIGNERKHVISYLEDFLFPPQRSRSPVKSLSGGERNRLLLARLFARPANVLVLDEPTNDLDIDTLELLETLLQDYSGTLFLVSHDRAFLENTVTQVIAFEGQGKLTEFGGGYDDWLRFSQDRVSKPTPTPKVSAAASVANTPTPTVTSRKTLSFKEQRELESLPAEIEQLEQEQAGIQAQFAQGDIYKQAPERVKQLQDRLAEIETLVLQKLTRWETLDGLS, from the coding sequence ATGCCTCATATTACGCTTGACAATGCCAGTCTCGCATTTGGTCATCATGCCTTACTTGCCCAAGCCTCCTTTCAGTTAGATCCTGGTGAACGCGTTGGCTTGATTGGCCGCAATGGGGCCGGTAAATCTAGTTTACTTAAAGCCATTGCCGGCACCATCAAACTAGATGATGGCACCGTATGGCGTGCGCCAAACGTGCGCGTGGTCTATGTACCACAAGAGCCTGAACTGGATAATACACACACCGTATTTGAAGCTGTTGCAGAAGGGTTAGGCAGTTTGCAACAAACCATTATTGACTACCATCAGGTCACCCATGACATGGGCATGCCAGATGCCAATATTGAGGCGTTGATGGAACGCATGCAGGCATTGCAGCATGAAATGGATGCGCAGAATGGCTGGGTAGCACAATCACGCGTTGAAACCGTGCTAAGCCGTTTGAAGCTGGATGCAGATGTATTGGTCTCCACGTTGTCCGGTGGCTGGCGTAAACGGGTCGCGCTTGGGCGTGCGCTGGTTGCAGAGCCTGAAGTTTTATTACTCGATGAGCCGACTAACCACCTGGACCTGGAAGCCATCGAGTGGCTGGAAGATTTGCTATTGGGATTTAATGGCAGTGTGTTGTTTATTACCCATGATCGCCGTTTTTTAGACAAGTTGGCCACACGCATCACCGAACTTGACCGTGGCAATCTGACAGATTTTGTGGGCAACTTTTCACAATATCAAATTAAAAAAGAAGAGTTACTCGCCGTTGAAGAAACCCATGCGGCTAAATTCGATAAATTTTTGGCTCAAGAAGAAGTCTGGATCCGCCAGGGGATTAAAGCACGTCGTACCCGTAATGAAGGACGCGTGAGAAGATTAGAAGCGCTACGTTTAGACCGTGCAGCAAGACGTGAGCGCCAGGGCGATGTCAAGCTTAACCTGGATGCTGGCCAACGTAGCGGAAAACTGGTTGCAGAGCTGGATCAGGTCTATAAGTCATATGGCGACAAAACATTAATAAAAGGCTTCAGCACACGTATTTTACGTGGCGATAAAATCGGTTTATTAGGGCCAAACGGCATTGGAAAGTCCACGCTATTGAAACTTATTTTAGGTGACATTGAAGCAGATAGTGGCGACATTCAGCGCGGCACAAAAATAAATGTCGCTTATTTTGACCAGATGCGTGAGCAGCTAGATGAAGAGGCAACCTTAGCCGATACCATTAGCCCGGGCTCAGACTTTGTTGAAATTGGCAATGAACGTAAACATGTGATCAGTTACCTGGAGGACTTTTTGTTCCCACCACAACGTTCGCGCTCACCAGTGAAGTCACTTTCCGGTGGTGAACGCAACCGTTTACTGTTAGCGCGCCTGTTTGCGCGCCCTGCCAACGTCTTGGTATTAGATGAGCCAACCAATGATCTGGATATTGATACACTAGAGTTATTGGAGACGCTATTACAGGATTATTCAGGGACTCTTTTCCTGGTCAGCCATGACAGGGCATTTCTAGAAAATACCGTCACTCAAGTGATTGCTTTTGAAGGGCAAGGGAAGCTAACCGAATTTGGTGGTGGATACGATGACTGGTTAAGATTTAGCCAGGATCGTGTGAGCAAACCAACGCCTACGCCAAAAGTATCTGCTGCCGCTTCAGTAGCGAACACACCCACACCAACGGTAACCAGCCGAAAAACGTTGAGCTTCAAAGAGCAGCGTGAACTGGAATCGCTACCGGCAGAGATTGAGCAACTGGAACAAGAGCAAGCCGGGATTCAAGCCCAGTTTGCGCAAGGTGATATTTACAAGCAGGCGCCTGAGCGCGTGAAACAGCTACAAGACAGGCTGGCAGAGATTGAAACGTTGGTCTTGCAGAAACTCACCCGCTGGGAAACATTAGATGGTTTGAGTTAG
- a CDS encoding flagella synthesis protein FlgN, with protein sequence MTTANHLSSSPVTFEKDAALVSTLLSDLQSEQSALVTADLDVIERMVDKRVELLQALGAAANSRYDALAAAGFEPNEQGMSVWLQKQSSQLLDSAWVTFQQELTQAKELNRLNGILINKHFLRNQEKLDALNGKSAAPQFYGKNGHAHRANTSRGSFSV encoded by the coding sequence ATGACCACTGCAAATCATTTATCTTCTTCTCCAGTGACGTTTGAAAAAGACGCCGCGCTGGTGTCAACACTGTTGAGTGATTTGCAGTCTGAGCAGTCGGCCTTGGTCACTGCTGACCTGGATGTGATTGAACGCATGGTAGACAAGCGCGTAGAGTTGCTGCAAGCTTTGGGCGCTGCGGCTAACTCTCGTTATGATGCGCTAGCCGCAGCAGGCTTTGAGCCTAACGAGCAAGGCATGTCTGTCTGGTTGCAAAAGCAGTCCAGCCAATTGTTAGATAGCGCCTGGGTCACTTTTCAGCAAGAGCTGACACAAGCCAAAGAACTGAATCGCCTGAATGGCATCCTGATTAACAAGCACTTTTTGCGCAATCAGGAAAAACTGGATGCTTTAAACGGCAAAAGTGCTGCGCCACAGTTTTATGGCAAAAATGGGCACGCCCACCGCGCAAACACCAGCCGCGGCAGTTTTTCAGTCTAA
- the flgM gene encoding flagellar biosynthesis anti-sigma factor FlgM, whose protein sequence is MNISDSIKKMGVGVDKPTLDKGTASKGSEKAASTSTASSDNVTLSSASVQLQSLNAGSATGEVFDTNKVEEIKAAIARGDFSVDTAKVADGLLQTVKDLIQPNKG, encoded by the coding sequence ATGAATATTTCAGATTCGATTAAAAAAATGGGTGTTGGCGTAGACAAGCCGACCCTGGATAAAGGCACTGCAAGTAAAGGCAGTGAAAAAGCAGCGAGCACATCGACTGCCTCTTCAGATAATGTGACTTTATCTTCTGCCTCGGTGCAGTTGCAGTCATTAAACGCTGGATCGGCCACTGGTGAAGTGTTTGACACGAATAAAGTCGAAGAAATTAAAGCCGCGATCGCACGTGGTGATTTTTCAGTCGATACCGCTAAAGTGGCGGATGGCTTGCTACAAACCGTGAAAGATTTGATACAACCTAATAAAGGGTGA